A genomic window from Agrobacterium tumefaciens includes:
- a CDS encoding FadR family transcriptional regulator codes for MGLLETTISGRKRRNSHAHVVSELGSAIVSGRIAEGSLLPNDAELSLRFGVSRTVLRETMKTLAAKRLVEPKAKVGTRVLDRSSWNFFDPDVLGWRCEAGIDEEFVTHLAEIRLALEPAAAAAAALQASNDDIVSLYVIAAKFDNPKHTPETIAKVDLEFHLAVAHMSGNPFMRSASGLIEAALAISFQLSSPAASPGTIAEIASNHLRIVHAIAARDADAAVKAMRHVIEVGKDRTQKAIKAP; via the coding sequence TTGGGGCTGCTCGAAACAACGATAAGCGGACGAAAACGCCGGAACAGCCACGCCCATGTGGTCTCCGAACTCGGCAGCGCCATCGTTTCAGGCAGAATAGCGGAAGGTTCGCTCTTGCCCAATGATGCCGAACTGTCACTGCGTTTCGGCGTTTCGCGCACCGTGCTGCGCGAAACCATGAAGACGCTGGCGGCGAAGCGCCTCGTCGAACCCAAGGCCAAGGTCGGCACCCGCGTTCTCGACCGTTCCAGCTGGAACTTCTTTGATCCCGACGTGCTGGGCTGGCGCTGCGAGGCCGGGATAGATGAGGAATTCGTCACGCATCTGGCGGAAATCCGCCTCGCTCTCGAACCGGCCGCGGCCGCCGCTGCGGCACTGCAGGCCTCGAATGACGATATTGTTTCCCTTTACGTGATCGCCGCCAAATTCGACAATCCGAAACATACGCCGGAGACCATCGCCAAGGTCGATCTCGAATTTCACCTTGCCGTTGCGCATATGTCCGGCAACCCCTTCATGCGTTCGGCAAGCGGGCTCATCGAAGCAGCACTGGCCATTTCTTTCCAGCTTTCATCCCCCGCAGCCTCGCCCGGCACCATCGCGGAGATTGCCTCCAATCACCTGCGCATCGTGCACGCCATTGCGGCACGGGATGCCGATGCCGCCGTGAAAGCCATGCGCCATGTGATCGAGGTCGGCAAGGATCGGACGCAGAAGGCGATCAAGGCGCCTTGA
- the yjfF gene encoding sugar ABC transporter permease YjfF: MIHSRNLPFLTTLTIFVIAYLLCVLQYPAILSTRVIGNLLTDNAFLGIAAVGMTFVILSGGIDLSIGSVIAFTSVFVAVMVGTYNIHPLLAFAIVLVVSTLFGCLMGAMIRFLAIPPFVVTLAGMFLARGAAYLISTQSVPISHPFIDAIQGFYYRFPGGGRLTALAMLMLLVFAAGMLIASRTRFGANVYALGGNPQSAELMGVPIGAATIGIYALSGFLSGLAGIVYTLYTSSGYSLATVGVELDAIAAVVIGGTLLTGGTGLVAGTFIGLLIQGLIQTYIVFDGTLSSWWTKIVIGVLLFVFIVLQRAIIWYSNRRLAGPHPA; the protein is encoded by the coding sequence ATGATCCACAGCCGCAACCTGCCCTTCCTCACCACGCTGACGATCTTCGTCATCGCCTATCTTCTCTGCGTGCTGCAATATCCGGCGATCCTGTCGACACGGGTGATCGGCAATCTTCTGACCGACAATGCCTTTCTCGGCATTGCGGCTGTCGGCATGACCTTCGTCATCCTGTCGGGCGGCATCGATCTTTCCATCGGTTCGGTCATCGCCTTTACCAGCGTCTTCGTGGCGGTGATGGTCGGCACCTATAATATCCACCCGCTGCTCGCCTTCGCCATCGTGCTGGTTGTCTCGACATTGTTCGGCTGCCTGATGGGGGCGATGATCCGCTTCCTCGCCATCCCGCCCTTCGTGGTAACGCTGGCGGGCATGTTTCTGGCACGCGGCGCGGCTTACCTCATCTCCACCCAGTCCGTGCCGATCTCGCATCCCTTCATCGATGCGATACAGGGCTTTTATTACCGCTTCCCCGGTGGCGGCAGGCTGACGGCGCTCGCCATGCTGATGCTTCTCGTCTTTGCCGCCGGCATGCTGATCGCCAGCCGCACCCGCTTCGGGGCCAATGTCTATGCGCTTGGCGGCAACCCGCAATCGGCCGAGTTGATGGGCGTGCCGATCGGGGCGGCGACCATCGGCATCTATGCGCTTTCCGGCTTTCTCTCCGGCCTCGCCGGCATCGTCTATACGCTCTATACCTCGTCAGGCTATTCGCTGGCGACGGTCGGCGTTGAACTCGACGCCATCGCAGCGGTCGTGATCGGCGGGACGTTGCTAACTGGCGGCACGGGGCTGGTGGCGGGCACCTTCATCGGCCTGCTGATCCAGGGGCTGATCCAGACCTATATCGTTTTTGACGGAACGCTTTCTTCCTGGTGGACGAAAATCGTCATCGGCGTGCTGCTTTTCGTCTTCATCGTGTTGCAGCGCGCAATCATCTGGTATTCAAACAGGAGACTGGCCGGACCGCATCCGGCATAA